In the genome of Microtus pennsylvanicus isolate mMicPen1 chromosome X, mMicPen1.hap1, whole genome shotgun sequence, the window aaggtgctttcTGTGCAAACTCCATGACTTGAGATATATTTCTGGAATGAATATAAAGGTgtaaggagagaatcaactccacaaagtttgcctctgacctctacagacaTAATGGCACGAATGTCCCcccttctcacacacacaaacaataaataatactTAAATGATGAGTAGGTATTAGCTAAACCAAGGTACTTGGGAGAAGGGCATTCTATGGAGAAGCTCTTgatcaaacacacacaggaaaaagatATAGTGAAAATCCGAGCTGGTTAGTACTTTTGACACATGAATTATGAAGCAATGATACTAAAACGATAGCTATGTTGTAGGGTTCTGTATTGTGATACAGAATCAACAGAAATTAATACAGTGAATAAAGGCACAAGCTCTACATAGCTTTGAAAGTCAGTTTCACCATTATCTAGCTGTGTAATTTATTCTTAGAAGTTTTTACTACATAAGGGAAGAATGATTGCTTATTTCATAGAGTAATTTTTGGCATAGAGCTAAGTCATGTAAAATACTTACAGAATTCAACAAATATTGTCATGCTATTGCTGTTAATTCTTATATTTGTGCAATAGAAAAGTCATTCTAGATGATTATGCAAACAATATTTTTGACCAAATTAGTACCAGAAAATAGGAAAGCATAGGGAATTAATGCCCTTTAGTAGTTGCCATGGTCATTTGCTGGAACCTTTTCTGATACAGTCCTATATAATGTTTTTAGTGAAATCATATACTTTATAGATTTTTTGAGACTGGCTAAGTGGCacctttctgttgtttcttcttGAGAATTTCCTTAACATGAACCTACATGAAAGGTAAGCTCTCAGATGATGTAGCAAACCTTTGTTAATGCAGTGTTTAAAGTACAGCTTAGAAGCATAGCCTAGGAAGGCAAGCTGGAGAAGTAGAAGCCTGCAGTCAGAAGAGTGCAGAAAATAGCTTGAGTGGGAGTCTAATGGGCAACCTTCTTGTAGGTACAAACATAGTCTACAACTCAGTTTTGTGCTTGCTTTATGTAGTACATTGGATAGATCAGCATGccgtggctattgtaaaaggctAAGAAAGGAGTATAGATCCAGCTATTCTATATTTATTTAGGTATGCAGTTCAAAATATTCTGTAAATGTCATTTCCCATATCTATGATATAGGGTTAATAATATGTACCATGTTATCTTACAGAGCTATCAAGAAACCTTTTGGGGTCAACGGTGAGAAAACACTTGGAAAAGTTGGAAAGCAGGTTTTTCTCTAAAATGATCTTCTCGGTTACTGTTTTGAGCCGTGTTCCAGAGAGCTAAGGCTTCTCTGAGCCAGACTTCTGATCAATGAAGTATCAGTGTCCTCGTGAGAGCACTCCCAGCAGGCCTACTGATAGATCGCATTATAGCTGAGACATCTTGTGTTAAACAGTGCCctagccaaaacaaaaacaacaaacaaacaaaaactttccaAAGTGCCAGAGAGACTTTACAATTTGAAAGTTTTCCTCCATCTATCTCTCTAGTAAAGATGGATGTAAGGCTAAAAGATCGGGAATTTTGGTACAGTCTCCATGGTCAAGTCCCCGGAATGCTGGAATGGGACATGGGGAATGAATTTTTCCTGCCTTGTACCACAGACCAGTGCTCTTTCGCTGAGCAGTGTCTTGTCAAATACAAAGTTCAACTGCTAAAACCACCAGCGCTGCCTCAGGAGAGGAAACCCAATCCTGATGATGATGATCCTCCCACAGAACCCAGCTTGTGGATGTGGGTGAATCCCAACGTTGTGTACCCCGCCAACATCAAAGAGTTTCCAAATCTCAGTCATAAAGTTCTGCCAAGTTCACCAATCCCAAAGACTGACGAGTCTAGCTGCTTAGGGACTCAGAGGGTGTTAAAGTCCCTGTCTGTTCTCCGCACTGAGCGTTGTCAGCAACAAAGGCTGCCCGTTTTATCCACTGGCCCTGATCACAAAGACGAGGAGACTGAGGAACAGGGATGCACGTCCTCTAACAAATACACCAAGAAGCACACACTGTACCTTGATCCACTCCAGGACAAGGAGTCCTGGCCACGCCCTCCTCTCAACTACAGCCATCTAGTTGCCCTAGCATTAAAAAGCAGCCCTTCCTGTGGCCTCAATGTGCAACAGATCTACAATTTTACTCGACAGCATTTCCCCTATTTCCGGACTGCACCAGACGGCTGGAAAAACACCATTCGCCACAATCTCTGTTCCCTGACCTGCTTTGAAAAGGTGCCAGCCCCGgttgaggaggagacagatgggAAACCTCGTGCTTTCCTCTGGAAACTCACTGACGAGGGACACCGCTTCTTTCAGGAGGACACCCGTGTCTTGGCCTATGCTCGAAAGGAGAGCATTAAGCAGTGCATGCGCCAACCAGAACTGATAGACCTTCTCTTTCaactttaatgttttcttcttttcttgtgtgtgtgtgtgtgtgtgtgtgtgtgtgtgtgtgtgtgtgtgtaagtgtgcgtATGCATGCTTTtgtatgtgtgggcacatgtgtgtggaggcccaaggttgaCATCAAGAATTTTCCTCCATTGctcttccaccttattctttgaagTAGGGTCTTTCAGTCAAACCTAGAACTTATAGATACTGTTCGTTTTACTAGCCAGCTTGCTAGGATcccttgtctctgctttccaaagGCTGCAATTGTAAGCAGGTCCTCATGCCCACCCAGTttggctctggggatctgaacacagTTCCtcctgcttgcatggcaagcactttaactgttgagccatgtccccatcctcctctttCGCCTTTGAAGTACAATTGCTCACTTTCTGGAACAGTGCCCTGCTTACTGTACCGGACTAACCTTCACTTATTTGTGATCCTACCCTGTTTGATTAGTGCCAAGCCTATCTCTAGCCACCGTTAAGTAGTCAGAGGCAGCTACAGATAGGGCAGAGAttgaatccagatgtagaatgATGGAAAGTTCCACGGCAGCTGCAATTGCTCTGTGCTttggacagagacagaaaatctTAGGAACGATGGCAGACAAGCTAAGGATAGAAGCGCATGTTATGTTTATTGGAGTAAACTGTGAAATATAAagaacaaatgcaaaataaaccCAGGTTATGGGAACCTTGGGTGCCATGTGAAGGTATATGTGCATAAAGAGAGCTAGACTTGGTGTTTAAAGTCTGGAGACTTAAATATCCCCCTCTGCCATTCATCGATTGCATCTTCTTTTGGAGTGACGTAACAGCTTTGTTCTCTTGCTATCCAGCTCTGGTAGTGACAAATGCAGGCAGCTGTTATTTGTTTGAATATTGAAAGTCTTTACATTGCTTCTGTATTAATTCT includes:
- the Foxr2 gene encoding forkhead box protein R2, producing MDVRLKDREFWYSLHGQVPGMLEWDMGNEFFLPCTTDQCSFAEQCLVKYKVQLLKPPALPQERKPNPDDDDPPTEPSLWMWVNPNVVYPANIKEFPNLSHKVLPSSPIPKTDESSCLGTQRVLKSLSVLRTERCQQQRLPVLSTGPDHKDEETEEQGCTSSNKYTKKHTLYLDPLQDKESWPRPPLNYSHLVALALKSSPSCGLNVQQIYNFTRQHFPYFRTAPDGWKNTIRHNLCSLTCFEKVPAPVEEETDGKPRAFLWKLTDEGHRFFQEDTRVLAYARKESIKQCMRQPELIDLLFQL